GGCTGGCTGATGGCAACGAAAGACCCCGAGATCGGCGGTCAGGGCATGCCCCTCACCCTGTGGAGCGCCTGCATGGAGCTCTTCAATTCGGCGAACTTCGCCTTCATGATGTATCCGGGTCTCGGACTGGGTGCCGCGGGACTGGTCCAGAACTATGGTACGGAAGAGCAGAAGAACAAGTACATGTACAAGATGCTCTCCGGTGAATGGGGCGGTACCATGTGCCTTACTGAACCGGGTGCGGGAAGTGACGTGGGTGCCACGAGGACGGTCGCCAAACGGCGTCCGGACGGGTTCTTCAACATTGAGGGGACAAAGAGTTTCATTTCTTCGGGTGATCATGATCTGACGGAGAACATCATTCATCCCGTTCTGGCGAGGATCGAGGGAGACCCCCCCGGGACGGGCGGTATTTCCATCTTCGTCGTTCCGAAGTTCAAGGTCAATGAAGACGGGTCGGTGGGAGAGTCGAACGATGTCGTTACCGGGAATCTGGAACACAAAATGGGTATCAATGGTTCCGCCACGGCGACACTGAACTTCGGTGAGAACGGAAACTGCGTGGGTGAGCTTCTCGGTGAGGAACGGATGGGAATGAGGATCATGTTCCAGATGATGAACGAGGCTCGCCTCGAAGTGGGAATGCAGGGCCTGGGACATGCGACGGCGGCCCTGGAACATGCCGTCCAGTATGCGAAGGAGCGGGTCCAGAGCAAGCCGGTGTGGGCCATGAAGGATCCCTTTGCGGCGGCGGTCCCGATCATTCAGCATCCCGATGTACGCAGGACGCTTCTCTGGATGAAGGCCCACGTGGAAGGAATGCGGGCCCTGAACTACTGGGTTTCCTTCTGCATCGACATGGAACATATAGCCGCAACGCCGGAGGAAAAGAAGCGCTGGCAGGGATTTGTTGAACTTCTGACCCCGGTCTGCAAGGCTTACTGTTCCGACAAGGGTGTCGAGATCTGTTCTTACGCGATGGACGTTTACGGCGGGTACGGTTACATCCAGGAATATCCTGTGGAACAGTACCTGAGAGACTGCAAGATCGCCACCCTCTATGAGGGTACGAACGGTATCCAGGCCCTCGACCTGGTGGGAAGGAAACTGGGTCAGAACAAGGGCATGAATGCCATGAACCTCTTCGGTGAGATCAACGGGACGGTCCAGAAGGCCAAGGGAAGAAGCGACCTTGCCGCCGCGGGGACCCGCCTCGAAGAAGCCTACAACGCGATGGTCGGTCTCACCATGCAGTTTGCGGACTGGGGCAAGGGCTCGAGCTTCCTGCTTCCTGTCCTGAACGCCCGGCCCTATCTGATGAACCTGGGTGATCTTGTGGTGGGATGGAAGCTGGTCGAGGGTGCCGTGATCGCGGCCGGGAAACTGGATGAGCTGTACGCGAAAGCCGGCGCCGATGGTTCCAAGGCCAAACAGAGGGCCCTTGCACGGGAAAACGTTGATGTTGCCTTCTACCAGGGAAAAATTGCCGCGGCGCAGTACTTTGCCGACACAATCCTTCCGACCCTTGGCGGCAGGTGTACGGCGATCCAGCTGGGGAGCAAGGTCCCCATTGAAATGCTCGAGGAATCGTTCACCATCTGATCCGGTGCATTTCTATTGCGGGTTACAGTAAATCAAGGCGATTAAAGTATGCCTATCAAGGAGGAGTGATATGTCGTATGAAATCAAGAAAGCTGCCATCATAGGGGCAGGGGTCATGGGCGCGACGATCGCCGCTCACATGACCAATGCGGGAATCGAGTGCGTCATGCTTGACATTGTGCCTCCCTTCGATCCGAGTGAGAAGGATCTGGCAAAGGGGCTCAAGAAGGAGAGCAAGGCATGGCGTAACAGCTTCGCATCAAACGGGCTGAACGGTGCGCTGAAATCCAAACCGGCAAGTTTCTATTCAAAGAAGAATGCCTCCCTGATCTCCATCGGAAACCTCGAAGACGATCTGGACATGTTGAAAGACGTTGATTTTCTCCTGGAAGTCGTCGTGGAAAACCTGAAGATTAAGCAGGACCTCTTCACAAAACTGGAAAAAGTGGTCCGTCCGGACTGCATCATCGGGACGAATACGTCCGGCCTTCCGATCAAGGACATCGCCGCCCCGATGAGCGCGAAGTTCAAGGAGCGTTTCCTGGGCATCCACTTCTTTAATCCTCCCCGGTACATGAAGCTCGTGGAAGTGATCCCCGGCGAGACAACGAAGCAGGAAATCGTCGACTACATGACCTATTTCCTGGAAAACGTCCTCGGCAAGGGCGTGGTTATCTGCAAGGACGTTCCCAACTTCATCGCCAACCGTATCGGTGTCTTCGATATTTCCAACGCTGTAAAGACAATGCTGGAACACGACCTCACCATTCCGGAACTGGATGCCATCATCGCCAAGGTGCTTGGCAGGCCGGGCTCAGCCATCTGCGGGACCATCGACCTGGTCGGCATCGACACCGGCTATCACGTCATGAAAAACCTCGTGGCGGCCGTGCCTGATGATGAAATGATCGATACCTTCTCACCGCCGGAATTCATGGACAAGATGGTGCAGAACAAGTGGCTCGGCAACAAGACAAAACAGGGTTTCTACAAGAAGACAAAAGATGAAAAGGGTAAAAAGGTCAAACTGGCCCTTGATTACAAGACCATGGAATATGTTCCCTTCAAGAAACCCAAGTTCGAGTCCGTCTCCGAAGCGGCCAAGGTCGAGGGTGGTTTCGATGATAAGCTGAAATCGCTCTTCTATTCGGATAAGGACATGGCAGGAGACATTGTCAGGGAATATCTCTGCAAGAACTTCATCTATTCGGCCAACCGTATTCCCGAGATCTGCGATACCGTCTATCAGGTCGACAACACCATGAAATGGGGATACAACCATGCGAAGGGACCTTTCGAAACGTGGGACGCCGTAGGTCTCAAGGATTCCCTGGAAGTGATGAAGAAGCTGAAACTGAAAGTCCCCAAGAAGATCACCGAGATGGTGAAGAACGGATTTGAATCATTCTATGCAAAGAAGGAAGACGGCCTGTACTATTACGACTTCGAAAAGAAAGATTACGTCAAGATGGGGGATAATCCCAAGATCATCATCCTGGCGGATCTCAAGGAGAAAAAGAAAGTCGTGAAGGAAAACGTGTCGGCCAGCCTTATCGATATCGGTGACGGCGTCGTCTGCCTCGAATTCCATACCAAGATGAACGCCATCGATCCCGACATGATCTCCATGATCGATGAAAGCTGCGATATCGTCATGAAGGATTTCGTGGGTATGGTCGTTGCGAACCAGGCAACGAATTTCTGCGTGGGTGCCAACATCTTCCAGGTGCTCCTTGCCGCGCAGCAGGGTGATTGGGATATGCTGGACAAGATGGTGCACGACCTGCAGTATGCCAACATGAAGATGAAGTACCTTGAGAAACCGGTTGTCACCGCTCCCGCGGGCATGGCCCTCGGCGGCGGCTGCGAGGTCAGCATCCACGGACAGCGTTGTCAGCCCTGCGGCGAAACCTACATGGGTCTCGTCGAAGTGGGTGTCGGCGTCATTCCCGCCGGCGGCGGCTGCAAGGAGCTGATGGTCCGCTGCACCGAAGGCATTCCCGATGGTGTCGTCGACGCCGGGATGAACATGCAGCCCATTTATGAAAAGGTCCTCATGAACATCGCCCAGGCGAAAGTGGCCACCAGCGCCATGGAAGCCATGGAACTCGGGTACATCAGGAAGACCGAGAACATCAGCCTTAACCGTGACCACCAGATATGGGACGCCAAGGAACTGGTTCTCTCCATGGCAAAGACCCACCGGAAGAGGACCCGTGACATGATCCCCGTCATGGGGAAAAACCTGGAAGGCATTGCCCATGCCGTCCTGTTCAACATGAAGCATGGTAACTACATGTCCGAATATGATGAACACGTGACGAAGAAGATTGCGTGGATCCTTTCGGGCGGCGATTGCCCCGAGAACACCTTCGTTACCGAGGATGCGATTCTCGACCGTGAGCGGGAAGCCTTCTTGAGCCTTGCCGGCGAACAGAAGACCCAGGATCGTATCATGCACATGTTGACCAAAGGGAAACCGCTGCGTAACTAAGAACAAAACTGTTTATTGCCGTTCCCGGCCGACCGGCCGGGGCGGCATTAAATGATAAGGAGGATTATTATGCGTGATGCTGTTATCGTAGAATCAGTGAGAAGCCCGGGAGGACGGTACAGAAGGGGCGGACTCGCCCAGACCAGGGGTGATGAAATAGGGATCCAGGTGCTCAAGGGTCTTATGGCCCGGGTACCCCAGTTGAAGCCCGAAGATGTTGACGACCTCGTCTGCGGATGCTCCTTTCCCGAAGCGGAACAGGGCATGAACCTGGGCCGTGTTGTAGCGCTGGGTGCGGGACTTCCCGTGTCGGTTCCCGGTGTGACCGTAAATCGCTTCTGCTCCTCGGGGCTTCAGGCGATAGCCGACGCCGCGGCGAAGATAAAAGCCGGATGGTCGGAGATCGCGATCGGCGGCGGCGTGGAGACCATGAGCCACATTCCCATGGGCGGGTGGATATTCCGTCCCCATCCCGAATGGGGTGATCGTCCCATGACCTATGTGTCCATGGGCATCACGGCGGAAAACGTGGCCATGCGCTATAACGTCAGCCGTGAAGATCAGGACAAGTTCGGTCTCGAGAGCAACCGGAGGGCCCATGAGGCGATCCAGAAAGGCCTGTGGAAAGAGGAAATCATTCCCATAGAGGCCTGGCAGATGAAAAAGGACAAGAACGGGCAGTGGGTCAGGACGTTCAAAACCTTTGATATGGATGACGGTGTGCGCTGGCCGGCATCGCTGGAGAACATGGCGAAACTGAAATCCCCCTTCAAACAGGGTGGTTCGGTGACCGCGGCCAATTCATCACAGATGACCGACGGTGCCGCCTTCACGCTTCTCATGTCGCCGGAAAAGGCGAAGGAACTGGGTTTGAAACCGATCGCGAAGCTGACCCACTATACCGCGGCGGGTTGCGAGCCTGATGAGATGGGTGTCGGTCCCAAGGTTGCCATTCCGAAGGTTCTCAAGATCGCCGGATTGACCCTTGACGACATCGACCTTTTCGAGATCAACGAAGCCTTTGCCTCCCAGGCGATCCATTGCTGCAGGGAGCTGGGCATCGAAGACCGGTACTGGAAGGGTGACATCAACCCCAACGGCGGCGCCATCGCGATCGGCCATCCCCTGGGATGCACCGGCGCGAAACTGACGGCGCAGCTGCTGCACGAGATGAAGCGCAGGAAAGCGAAACGCGGTATCGTTTCCATGTGTATCGGCGGCGGCATGGGCGCGGCCGGCATCTTTGAGATGCTGTAAGATTTGCCGTTTATGACGGTTCGAGAAAGCCACGGCAGCAATGCCGTGGCTTTCTTTGTCTGGAGAGAGATCGGGTAAGTACGTCTCGTAGATATGAGGAAAGCGACAAAGCGACAAAGTGGCAGAGCGATGATCCTGTATCTTCGCCGGACCAATGAAGAGGTGTTATTGGACAACGGTTTCTTGACAACCTTCGAAAAGTATGGTTGTTCAGCACATCAAGGTCATATAAAAGGAGCAGGCGATGAAGGTCGGGTTCGTTCAGTTCAATCCACGGTTCGGCGACATCAGTGGAAACATTGAACAAGCGCTGGGACTCGCGGAAAGTGCCGACGCGGAGCTGCTGGTCCTTCCGGAGCTTTTCAACACGGGTTATCTCTTTGCGTCGCCCCATGAGGTGGCGGAACTGTCCGAGGAGGTTCCCGGCGGTCGCACAACGGAAGCCCTCAGTGACCTGGCACGCAGGAAAAAGGCCTGGATCATCGGCGGTCTTGCGGAGCGGGACAGTGACGTCTTTTACAACTCCGCCGTTCTTGCCGGTCCGGACGGGTATCATGACACCTATCGGAAGATACATCTTTTTTCAGAGGAAAAAAAATGGTTTCAGCCGGGAAACAGGGGGTTCCGGGTCTATGACATCGGGGAATGCACCATCGGTATCATGATATGTTTCGACTGGATTTTCCCCGAATCGGTGCGGACATTGTCTCTAATGGGGGCCCAGGTCATCTGTCATGCGGCGAACCTGGTCCTTCCCTATTGTCAGGAGTCCATGAAAACGCGGTGCCTGGAGAACCGGGTCTTCTCGATAACGGCGAACAGGACGGGAACCGAAACCAGGGGGGGGCAGACGCTTTCCTACACCGGCAGAAGCCGGATCATTGCCCCTGATACGGAGGTTCTTCATACGGCCGGCGAAGATACGGACGAAGCGGGGG
This region of Deltaproteobacteria bacterium genomic DNA includes:
- a CDS encoding acyl-CoA dehydrogenase; translation: MSNSLVNTRDQKFVLYEQVGIEKLFAYEKYADYSSDLVDMMLNEAEKLAIEEILPTYDVGDKEKAVLTDGVAYAPKCYHGPYKKFCEGGWLMATKDPEIGGQGMPLTLWSACMELFNSANFAFMMYPGLGLGAAGLVQNYGTEEQKNKYMYKMLSGEWGGTMCLTEPGAGSDVGATRTVAKRRPDGFFNIEGTKSFISSGDHDLTENIIHPVLARIEGDPPGTGGISIFVVPKFKVNEDGSVGESNDVVTGNLEHKMGINGSATATLNFGENGNCVGELLGEERMGMRIMFQMMNEARLEVGMQGLGHATAALEHAVQYAKERVQSKPVWAMKDPFAAAVPIIQHPDVRRTLLWMKAHVEGMRALNYWVSFCIDMEHIAATPEEKKRWQGFVELLTPVCKAYCSDKGVEICSYAMDVYGGYGYIQEYPVEQYLRDCKIATLYEGTNGIQALDLVGRKLGQNKGMNAMNLFGEINGTVQKAKGRSDLAAAGTRLEEAYNAMVGLTMQFADWGKGSSFLLPVLNARPYLMNLGDLVVGWKLVEGAVIAAGKLDELYAKAGADGSKAKQRALARENVDVAFYQGKIAAAQYFADTILPTLGGRCTAIQLGSKVPIEMLEESFTI
- a CDS encoding 3-hydroxyacyl-CoA dehydrogenase/enoyl-CoA hydratase family protein: MSYEIKKAAIIGAGVMGATIAAHMTNAGIECVMLDIVPPFDPSEKDLAKGLKKESKAWRNSFASNGLNGALKSKPASFYSKKNASLISIGNLEDDLDMLKDVDFLLEVVVENLKIKQDLFTKLEKVVRPDCIIGTNTSGLPIKDIAAPMSAKFKERFLGIHFFNPPRYMKLVEVIPGETTKQEIVDYMTYFLENVLGKGVVICKDVPNFIANRIGVFDISNAVKTMLEHDLTIPELDAIIAKVLGRPGSAICGTIDLVGIDTGYHVMKNLVAAVPDDEMIDTFSPPEFMDKMVQNKWLGNKTKQGFYKKTKDEKGKKVKLALDYKTMEYVPFKKPKFESVSEAAKVEGGFDDKLKSLFYSDKDMAGDIVREYLCKNFIYSANRIPEICDTVYQVDNTMKWGYNHAKGPFETWDAVGLKDSLEVMKKLKLKVPKKITEMVKNGFESFYAKKEDGLYYYDFEKKDYVKMGDNPKIIILADLKEKKKVVKENVSASLIDIGDGVVCLEFHTKMNAIDPDMISMIDESCDIVMKDFVGMVVANQATNFCVGANIFQVLLAAQQGDWDMLDKMVHDLQYANMKMKYLEKPVVTAPAGMALGGGCEVSIHGQRCQPCGETYMGLVEVGVGVIPAGGGCKELMVRCTEGIPDGVVDAGMNMQPIYEKVLMNIAQAKVATSAMEAMELGYIRKTENISLNRDHQIWDAKELVLSMAKTHRKRTRDMIPVMGKNLEGIAHAVLFNMKHGNYMSEYDEHVTKKIAWILSGGDCPENTFVTEDAILDREREAFLSLAGEQKTQDRIMHMLTKGKPLRN
- a CDS encoding thiolase family protein translates to MRDAVIVESVRSPGGRYRRGGLAQTRGDEIGIQVLKGLMARVPQLKPEDVDDLVCGCSFPEAEQGMNLGRVVALGAGLPVSVPGVTVNRFCSSGLQAIADAAAKIKAGWSEIAIGGGVETMSHIPMGGWIFRPHPEWGDRPMTYVSMGITAENVAMRYNVSREDQDKFGLESNRRAHEAIQKGLWKEEIIPIEAWQMKKDKNGQWVRTFKTFDMDDGVRWPASLENMAKLKSPFKQGGSVTAANSSQMTDGAAFTLLMSPEKAKELGLKPIAKLTHYTAAGCEPDEMGVGPKVAIPKVLKIAGLTLDDIDLFEINEAFASQAIHCCRELGIEDRYWKGDINPNGGAIAIGHPLGCTGAKLTAQLLHEMKRRKAKRGIVSMCIGGGMGAAGIFEML
- a CDS encoding acyltransferase, whose product is MKVGFVQFNPRFGDISGNIEQALGLAESADAELLVLPELFNTGYLFASPHEVAELSEEVPGGRTTEALSDLARRKKAWIIGGLAERDSDVFYNSAVLAGPDGYHDTYRKIHLFSEEKKWFQPGNRGFRVYDIGECTIGIMICFDWIFPESVRTLSLMGAQVICHAANLVLPYCQESMKTRCLENRVFSITANRTGTETRGGQTLSYTGRSRIIAPDTEVLHTAGEDTDEAGVVDIDPERALDKQLNPYNNLFGDRRVEFYGRLLKKQGGR